The window CGATCAAGCCTGCCCCGAGGGAGACCAGCCAGCCCTTCCAGCGCCAGATCAAATCCACCAGATGGCCGATCGGCATCTTGAGCGCCCAGGGAATGCCGGCCCAGAAGGCCAGAGCGGCGAGAAAGGAAGCGGAGAGTCCGAGATAATCCTTGACGAAAAAGGTGCCGACAATCCCGGTCAATCCGGAGATACCGGCCGCGACGTAGACCATGAGAGGAGGCAGATAGGATAACCGCATCTCACGGCCCAGCTCGAACACATTGCGATCGATCCAACTGGCAAGGCGCATCAACATACTAGGACGACATTCTGGCTGGCTGGCGACGCTCGATCAACGTCTGCAATTGCGATTGCATCGCCTCAGCCGATAAACACACCCGATCCCCATGTCCGGCCAAGACCCATTCAAACCGGTAATTCAGAAGCTTAAGCAGGGAGTCCAGCAACACGCGTTTCCTCCAGACCAGCTGGCTCGGAGCACGTAACATCTGCTGTTTCGAATCCCACCAGAGATGATCTCCGGTGAACAAGAATCTATTCTTATACAGCAGGGCCATACTGCCGGCCGTGTGGCCCGGCACAGGAATGATCTGAAATTGTGGCAGGACCTGGCTACTATCCACGTCTTCGATAATCCATTCTGCGCCAGGGGCCGCCTCCAGATCCGCGCGATGAATGATCCGCTTCGCGCCGAAGTGCGCCGCATACTTCTCCACTTCGGCCACGTCATCTTTATGGGTCAGAAAGATGTAGGACAGGCCGCCCTTCCGCTCGAAGGCCTCGACCAGATGTTTGAGGTAGCGAGGTGAATCGATGAGCCAGTTTCCGTCCGGATGTTCGAGAAAGAAACTATTCGCACCAAATGACTTCTCGGAATTAAATCCACAGTAATAGACCCCGTCTTCCAGATAGAGCGGGAAGCTGGCCATGGCCTCCTGCATCCGTCCCGGCTCGCTCCGCTCTGTCCCGATCGAACCGACCGGACAGGCCAGGAGTGCTTGATAGGCTTGATGAAGAGGGCCCTCGCCAATCGGCTGGCTGGTGACCGCGGAGAAATCGCCGACTTCCTCGAAGGCCGCCGGCGCCAACTGCCGGCAGGTGTCGCAATTGATGCAAGTCGCATCGACATAAAAGTTGCCTGCGACATTGGAATCGAGTCGTTTCTTCTGATCGGCCATACACAACCTCTGTGCCTGTGCGCTGGTTCTATCCCTGACTCATAATCGCGTCTGCTTCGATCTCGACCAACATGTCCGGATCGATCAAACGCTTCACCTCGACCATCGTCGTCGCAGGCCTGATCGCACCGAAGACTTCGCCATGGGCCCGGCCGACTTCCTGCCATTGATCGATATTCGCCATATAAATTCTGGTCCGCACCACATCGGCGAGCGAGGCGCCGGCTTGCTGCAAGGCTGCTTCGATCGTCTTAAAGGTCTGAATCGTCTGGGCATAGGGATCGCCCTTGCCGACGAGACCGGATCCCGTCATCGCCGTCGAACCGGATACGGAAATATGGGCTCCGACTCGCACCGCCCGTGAATAGCCGATCTTGCCTTCCCAAGGACCACCAGTCGAAATATTCTGCCGCCCCATCTGCTCCTCCTACATCACAATGCCGCCGCCGGCGTGGATATTCTGACCCGTCAACCAACGGGCTTCTTCACTGACGATGAAGGCCACCACATCGGCAATATCTTTCGGTGCGCCAAGCCGCTTGAATGGCGACAGCTCGATGGCGATCTGCCGCAACGGCTCCGTCACCCGGCCGGTGTCGGTAAAACCTGGCGACACCGTATTGACCGTGATGTTGCGTGACGCCAGCTCTTGGGCGAGACCCTTCGTATATTGTTCGAGTGCCGCCTTGCTCCCGAGATGCGCGGTCGCACCGGGAAGATTCATATGCGTAGCATCGGTGGAAATGTTCACGATACGCCCGCCCTCTTTCATCACCTTGCCCGCCTCCTGCATCGCAAAGTAGGGCCCCTTAGCGTTCAAGGCGATGATCTGATCAAAGTCCGCCTCCGTGGTTTCCGCGAGAAGCTTGGGCATAAATTT of the Nitrospirota bacterium genome contains:
- a CDS encoding RidA family protein, which produces MGRQNISTGGPWEGKIGYSRAVRVGAHISVSGSTAMTGSGLVGKGDPYAQTIQTFKTIEAALQQAGASLADVVRTRIYMANIDQWQEVGRAHGEVFGAIRPATTMVEVKRLIDPDMLVEIEADAIMSQG
- a CDS encoding glucose 1-dehydrogenase; this translates as MASLSGKVAIVTGSSSGIGRAIAERLAEDGAIVVVNYGASEEQAKQVVTGIQGKGGKAIAVQADMSQVAETRRLVIETVKQFGRLDILVNNAGKFMPKLLAETTEADFDQIIALNAKGPYFAMQEAGKVMKEGGRIVNISTDATHMNLPGATAHLGSKAALEQYTKGLAQELASRNITVNTVSPGFTDTGRVTEPLRQIAIELSPFKRLGAPKDIADVVAFIVSEEARWLTGQNIHAGGGIVM
- a CDS encoding MBL fold metallo-hydrolase, with the translated sequence MADQKKRLDSNVAGNFYVDATCINCDTCRQLAPAAFEEVGDFSAVTSQPIGEGPLHQAYQALLACPVGSIGTERSEPGRMQEAMASFPLYLEDGVYYCGFNSEKSFGANSFFLEHPDGNWLIDSPRYLKHLVEAFERKGGLSYIFLTHKDDVAEVEKYAAHFGAKRIIHRADLEAAPGAEWIIEDVDSSQVLPQFQIIPVPGHTAGSMALLYKNRFLFTGDHLWWDSKQQMLRAPSQLVWRKRVLLDSLLKLLNYRFEWVLAGHGDRVCLSAEAMQSQLQTLIERRQPARMSS